GCCAAAAAGGGCATTCAGCAACAGCCGGCCATGGTGTTCGCCGCCGACAACGCGCTGTCGTTCAATTACACGGTCTGGACCAACGATGCGGCGGGCCAGGGCGGCAAGATCAACAAGATCATCGCCTTCGGCGACAGCCTGTCCGATAACCAGAACGTCTTCAACGCCTCGCAATGGACTTTGCCCAACCGCAACAGCTGGTTCATCGGCCACTTCAGCAATGGTCCGGTCTGGGTGGAATATCTGGCGTCGCGCTTGAATCTGCCGCTATACAACTGGGCGATCGGCGGCGCCGGCGTCACCACGCAGAAGCTGGTGATCCCGGGCGTGGTGGAGCAGGTGCAGTCCTGGCAGCAATACATGCAGCAAGCGCCGAACTACAATCCGGCGACCACGCTGTTTACCTTGTGGATAGGCGGCAATGATCTGGTCAACTACGGCAGCACGCCGGAAAAAGTGATCGCCGGCGAAAAGCAGGCGCTGACCAATCTGATCGGCGCCGGCGCACGCAACATCCTGTTGCTGAAGCTGCCCGATGTGTCGCGCGCGCCGGTGTACCAGCTGAAGGGCGGCGCGGCGACGGTGGCGGCGCAAGTGCTGTCGCTGAACCAGCAGCTGGATGCGTTGGCGACGTCGCTGAGCCAGCAATACGGCGTGAACATCCGCGTGTTCGACAGCTATGCCTTGTTCAATGACCTGCTGACCAATCCAGGCAAATACCAGGTGAGCAATACCACCCAATCCTGCCTGAACATCAACAAGGACTCGTCGCTGAACTACCTGCAGAGCCAGTCGCCGCGCGCCAATTGCGGCAATGCCGATGCCTTTGTGTTCTGGGATACGCTGCATCCGACCACGCACACCCACCTGCTGTTGGGCAATGCGGTGGCCGATTTCCTGAACGCGCCGGGCACAGGCTTGGCGGATTTGAAGAAAACCCGCTGAGCGCAAGCGGGCCGGGCTTGAGCAGGCGGCGCGTTCCAGGCCAGGCTTCGCCGCTCTGCAATGACCTTCCTGGCCCGCTGCATGCGGCGGCGCTTGGTGCGCCGCCCATCAGGGCTTACAATTTCAGTTTGAACCGGCCGCGGATCGCACCGCGGCCCGGCCGAACCGTAATCGAAAGCCCTCATGTCCACCCTGACCGAACTACTCAGCCGCGCCGCAGCATCCCGCGCCGAGCTGATCGCGCGCCTAGCCGCCGAAGACACCAACTGTTACCGCCTGTTCCACGGCAGTGTGGAGGGCGTGCCTGGCCTCACCATCGACCGCTACGGCGAGCAGATCCTGGCGCAAACCTTCCATCAGCCGCTGCAAGAGGCCGAGCTGGCGGAAATCCGCGCCTTCTATCAGGCCGCCTTGCCTGAGCTCGCGCTGGTGTACAACGATCGCAGCGACGCGAACTCCCGCGTCCGCAACGCCTTGCCGCTGGCTGAGCAGGCGGTGGCCGAGCAGGATGTCGCCATCCGCGAAAACGGCGTGGCCTTTCATTACCAGGCTCGCCACAAGGGGCAGGACCCCTGGTTGTTCCTCGACCTGCGCGCCGCGCGCCGCCGCGTGATGCAGCTGGCCGAAGGCAAGAGCGTGCTCAATCTGTTCTCCTATACCTGCGGCGTGGGCGTGGTGGCGGCCAAGGCCGGCGCCAGCTTCGTGCTGAATGTCGATTTCGCCGAATCCAGCCTCAGCGTCGGTCGCGCCAACGCCAAGCTGAACCAACTGGCCAGCCGCCCGCGCTGCCTGCATAGCGATGTGTTCGCTGCTGTGCGCCAGCTGTCCGGCATCGGCCAGCCCGACCGCGTGCGCGGCAAGCGCATGCCTCCCTTCCCCAAGCTGGAGGCGCGCCAGTTCGATCTGGTGTTCCTGGACCCGCCGCGGTATTCCAAGAGCCCCTTCGGCGTGGTGGACCTGGTCAACGACTATCAAGCGCTGTTCAAGCCGGCTTTGCTGGCCACCGCGTCGGGCGGCATGCTGATTTGTTGCAATAATGTTGCAGAAGTGGACGGCGAGGCCTGGCTGGAATCGCTGAAGCGCAGCGCCGCGAAAGCGGGCCGCGAGGTGCGTTCGGCGGAGTGGATCGAGGTCGACGCAGACTTCCCCAGCGCCGATGGAAAACACCCGCTGAAGGTGGTTCTGCTTAGTGTTTGAGACGCATTCTCAAATGGAAAAGCCGCGGAGACGCGGCTTTTTTTATGGACATTGTCCCGTCCTGGAATAAGTTGACACTTTTTCGCCGTAACGAAGGAGAGTCACATGGAATCAAGGATTAAACGTACCCAGCAAGACTACAGCCTGGCTTTTAAACTGTCGGTCGTAGAGCAGGTAGAAAAAGGCGAACTGACTTACAAAGAGGCGCAACGCCGCTATGGTATTCAAGGTCGTTCGACGGTGCTGGTATGGTTACGTAAGCACGGTTTGCAGGACTGGAGTGCCCAGCCCTCCCGTAGCGCCCAGGGGATCGCGATGGGGAATCAAGGCAACAAGCCGCTGACGCCAGAACAGCGGATCAAGGAACTGGAAACCCAACTCAAAGAGGCCAATGAGAAGGCGCAGCTATTCGAAGCGATGCTTGAGGTCTTGAAGAAAGACTACGGGGTGCGCGTAGTAAAAAAGCCTTCGGGCAGGTCCTTGCCCAAAGGCTCGTCCAGGGGTTGAGCGTGGGCCGGGCCTGTCGATATGTCCAGCTGAGCCGCCAGGCCTATTACAAGCGCCGCCAAAGCGAAAGCCATCGTGCCGAACGGAATGGCAAAGTGATCGCGTGGGTGAGGGACGTGCGCTTGCGCCAGCCCCGACTGGGAACGCGGAAGCTGCACCATGTGCTGCAATCGCGAATGGCGGAAGCGGGGATCAAGCTGGGACGGGACGGTTTGTTCGATCTGTTGCGTACAGCCCGCCTGCTGGTCGTGCCGCAGCGGGCGTACCATAAGACCACACACAGTCACCATCGCTTTTACCGCCATCCTAATCTGCTCAAGGCCGGGCCGCACCAAGTCGTCCCGACGGGGCCGGAGCAGGTCTGGGTGGCGGATATCACCTACTTGCCGACAGCGCAGCGGTTTGCTTACC
The Chromobacterium sp. IIBBL 290-4 DNA segment above includes these coding regions:
- a CDS encoding class I SAM-dependent rRNA methyltransferase; protein product: MSTLTELLSRAAASRAELIARLAAEDTNCYRLFHGSVEGVPGLTIDRYGEQILAQTFHQPLQEAELAEIRAFYQAALPELALVYNDRSDANSRVRNALPLAEQAVAEQDVAIRENGVAFHYQARHKGQDPWLFLDLRAARRRVMQLAEGKSVLNLFSYTCGVGVVAAKAGASFVLNVDFAESSLSVGRANAKLNQLASRPRCLHSDVFAAVRQLSGIGQPDRVRGKRMPPFPKLEARQFDLVFLDPPRYSKSPFGVVDLVNDYQALFKPALLATASGGMLICCNNVAEVDGEAWLESLKRSAAKAGREVRSAEWIEVDADFPSADGKHPLKVVLLSV
- a CDS encoding IS3 family transposase (programmed frameshift), translating into MESRIKRTQQDYSLAFKLSVVEQVEKGELTYKEAQRRYGIQGRSTVLVWLRKHGLQDWSAQPSRSAQGIAMGNQGNKPLTPEQRIKELETQLKEANEKAQLFEAMLEVLKKDYGVRVKKAFGQVLAQRLVQGLSVGRACRYVQLSRQAYYKRRQSESHRAERNGKVIAWVRDVRLRQPRLGTRKLHHVLQSRMAEAGIKLGRDGLFDLLRTARLLVVPQRAYHKTTHSHHRFYRHPNLLKAGPHQVVPTGPEQVWVADITYLPTAQRFAYLSLVTDAYSRKIVGYHVHDSLQAEEVSGALKMALRTRRSRQPLIHHSDRGIQYCSAYYQQIHERHGLMCSMTDGYDCYQNALAERVNGILKGELLLHRPADLQQARKMVEQSVRIYNQERPHQGLKYKTPDEVHRASVASI
- a CDS encoding SGNH/GDSL hydrolase family protein produces the protein MKHWLLLGVALSAPAWAAQEQVTPDARYAHVLSPSGPLSKAELLKQGLPKTQAKFKTLATPGGATYTYVRCYYRTSSSNTAPTTDYVWALDGSSGDYYRLNGHWWSSGALEWKNMFYSDVSQDALRSVCQGTLAKKGIQQQPAMVFAADNALSFNYTVWTNDAAGQGGKINKIIAFGDSLSDNQNVFNASQWTLPNRNSWFIGHFSNGPVWVEYLASRLNLPLYNWAIGGAGVTTQKLVIPGVVEQVQSWQQYMQQAPNYNPATTLFTLWIGGNDLVNYGSTPEKVIAGEKQALTNLIGAGARNILLLKLPDVSRAPVYQLKGGAATVAAQVLSLNQQLDALATSLSQQYGVNIRVFDSYALFNDLLTNPGKYQVSNTTQSCLNINKDSSLNYLQSQSPRANCGNADAFVFWDTLHPTTHTHLLLGNAVADFLNAPGTGLADLKKTR